From Tiliqua scincoides isolate rTilSci1 chromosome 2, rTilSci1.hap2, whole genome shotgun sequence, the proteins below share one genomic window:
- the LOC136638678 gene encoding lysozyme C-1-like yields the protein MMMKTTFIPKTLLLACFVANLVTIQARIFGRCELARMLNDNGLDGYQGYSLANWVCLAFFTSGFDTKAVENNNDGSKSFGIFQINSDWWCQDTGYPSENLCYVSCNDLLNSEIKDDIHCVKRIVEDPQGLEAWDEWTTHCKNQSLNQWVNGCKL from the exons ATGATGATGAAGACGACTTTCATACCAAAgaccctcctccttgcctgcttTGTGGCCAATTTAGTCACCATCCAAGCCCGAATCTTTGGTCGCTGCGAGTTGGCCCGTATGCTAAATGATAACGGGCTGGATGGATACCAAGGCTACAGCCTAGCTAACT GGGTCTGCTTGGCATTCTTTACGAGTGGTTTTGACACGAAGGCTGTGGAGAACAACAATGATGGCAGCAAAAGCTTTGGCATTTTTCAAATCAACAGTGATTGGTGGTGTCAAGATACCGGTTACCCTTCGGAGAACCTGTGCTACGTCTCTTGCAATG ATTTGCTGAATTCTGAAATTAAAGACGACATCCATTGTGTCAAAAGGATTGTGGAAGATCCCCAAGGCCTGGAGGCATG gGATGAGTGGACAACACACTGCAAAAATCAAAGCCTGAACCAATGGGTGAATGGATGCAAGCTTTGA
- the LOC136638681 gene encoding lysozyme C-like encodes MKVLLLLPILACVLTVGQGMIYGRCQLARALKQLGMDGYDGYSLANWVCTAYHESSYNTEATHYNTYDGSTDFGIFQINSRYWCKYGNQPSSDGCGIQCSELLTNDLATSVACAKIVVKESWNGLGAWVAWRAYCEGRDLSQYVEGCGV; translated from the exons ATGAAGGTCCTTTTGCTGCTTCCCATCCTTGCCTGTGTCCTTACTGTAGGACAAGGCATGATCTATGGGCGCTGTCAGCTGGCTCGGGCACTTAAGCAACTGGGAATGGATGGCTACGATGGCTACAGCCTGGCCAACT GGGTCTGCACAGCATACCACGAGAGCAGCTACAACACAGAGGCCACACACTACAACACCTATGATGGCAGCACGGACTTTGGCATCTTCCAGATCAACAGCCGCTACTGGTGCAAGTATGGCAATCAACCAAGTTCCGATGGTTGCGGAATTCAGTGCTCTG AACTGCTGACAAATGACCTTGCTACAAGTGTGGCTTGCGCTAAGATTGTGGTGAAGGAGTCATGGAATGGACTCGGTGCCTG GGTGGCATGGAGGGCATACTGTGAAGGCCGGGACCTGTCTCAGTACGTTGAAGGATGTGGTGTGTAG
- the LOC136640597 gene encoding lysozyme C-like codes for MKVLLLLPILACVLTVGQGMIYGRCQLARALKQLGMDGYDGYSLANWVCTAYHESSYNTEATHYNTYDGSTDFGIFQINSRYWCKYGNQPSSDGCGIQCSELLTNDLAPSVACAKIVVKESQNGLGAWVAWRAYCEGRDLSQYVEGCGV; via the exons ATGAAGGTCCTTTTGCTGCTTCCCATCCTTGCCTGTGTCCTTACTGTAGGACAAGGCATGATCTATGGGCGCTGTCAGCTGGCTCGGGCACTTAAGCAACTGGGAATGGATGGCTACGATGGCTACAGCCTGGCCAACT GGGTCTGCACAGCATACCACGAGAGCAGCTACAACACAGAGGCCACACACTACAACACCTATGATGGCAGCACGGACTTTGGCATCTTCCAGATCAACAGCCGCTACTGGTGCAAGTATGGCAATCAACCAAGTTCCGATGGTTGCGGAATTCAGTGCTCTG AACTGCTGACAAATGACCTTGCTCCAAGCGTGGCTTGCGCTAAGATTGTGGTGAAGGAGTCACAGAATGGACTCGGTGCCTG GGTGGCATGGAGGGCATACTGTGAAGGCCGGGACCTGTCTCAGTACGTTGAAGGATGTGGTGTGTAG